One window from the genome of Methylomarinovum caldicuralii encodes:
- a CDS encoding sulfotransferase family protein produces MPETAPWTPLRFLGAAASRQQASATAGTAAAAEARFPDFFLVGAPRCGTTAMSHYLGHHPQVCFSKPKEPHFFSLLRQLMPQMTVADYLAHCFPHYDPQRHRAVGEGSVSYLYDETAIATILRYNPDARFIVMVRNPVDLVYSYHARLVALLDEDVEDFASAWRLQEARARGERIPKTCRNPFLLQYAEIGRLGKYLERLWNQAGRERCLVQVFDDFITDPHQVYRSILDFIGVEDDGRAEFPPRESNKVARFKWLQRWLKRPPTQVASFAATLEHQRRRKQGKRKSALKRLRKRLLKWNTVYRPRPPLPRELRAELVETFTADIDRLGALLERDLSHWKRI; encoded by the coding sequence ATGCCTGAAACCGCCCCCTGGACGCCGCTGCGCTTCCTCGGCGCAGCGGCGTCCCGCCAGCAGGCTTCGGCAACCGCGGGGACAGCCGCAGCGGCAGAAGCGCGCTTTCCGGATTTTTTCCTGGTCGGCGCCCCCCGCTGCGGCACCACGGCCATGAGCCACTATCTCGGCCATCATCCGCAGGTTTGCTTTTCCAAACCCAAGGAGCCCCACTTCTTCAGCCTGCTGCGGCAACTGATGCCGCAGATGACGGTGGCCGACTACCTGGCCCACTGCTTTCCCCACTACGACCCGCAGCGGCACCGGGCCGTGGGGGAAGGCTCGGTGTCCTACCTCTACGACGAAACCGCCATCGCCACCATCCTGCGTTACAATCCCGACGCCCGCTTCATCGTCATGGTGCGCAATCCGGTGGATCTGGTCTATTCCTACCACGCCCGCCTGGTCGCCCTGCTCGACGAGGACGTAGAGGACTTCGCCAGCGCCTGGCGCCTGCAGGAAGCCCGCGCCCGCGGCGAACGCATCCCCAAGACCTGCCGCAACCCCTTCCTGCTCCAGTACGCCGAGATCGGCCGGCTGGGCAAATATCTGGAAAGACTGTGGAACCAGGCCGGCAGGGAGCGCTGTCTGGTGCAGGTGTTCGACGATTTCATCACCGATCCGCACCAGGTCTATCGGAGCATCCTCGACTTCATCGGCGTCGAGGACGACGGCCGCGCCGAATTTCCGCCGCGGGAGAGCAACAAGGTCGCCCGTTTCAAATGGCTGCAGCGCTGGCTCAAGCGGCCGCCGACGCAGGTGGCCAGCTTCGCCGCCACCCTGGAACATCAGCGCCGCCGCAAACAGGGGAAACGCAAGTCCGCCCTCAAACGCCTGCGCAAGCGGCTGTTGAAATGGAACACGGTCTATCGCCCCCGCCCCCCGCTGCCGCGGGAACTGCGCGCCGAGCTGGTGGAGACCTTCACCGCCGACATCGACCGCCTCGGTGCGCTGCTGGAACGGGACCTGAGTCACTGGAAGCGGATCTAA
- a CDS encoding aspartyl/asparaginyl beta-hydroxylase domain-containing protein, which produces MERLQQIKRRAIIKTGKFLTRTVDRILAAQSLIGDAPAFDPAQFDWVRILEQNYEPIRREAEQLLKERALIPAFHEVSPDQKRISKGDHWKTHILYGFGRRIETNCRRCPETARVLEQIPDMMTAWFSIIDPGYHIPPHRGPSKSFVVCHLGLIIPRERDKCYLRVADRKLHWEEGKCFVFDDTFDHEVRNDTDETRVVLLVHVARPMKPLGQWVSRAMLALIKASPYFKDGVRNMRKWEDRYAAALKRMENQPVATDA; this is translated from the coding sequence ATGGAGCGTCTGCAGCAGATCAAACGCCGCGCCATCATCAAGACCGGCAAATTCCTCACCCGCACGGTTGACCGCATCCTCGCCGCCCAGTCGCTGATCGGCGATGCCCCGGCGTTCGATCCGGCCCAGTTCGACTGGGTCCGGATTCTGGAACAGAACTACGAACCGATCCGCCGCGAGGCCGAGCAGCTGCTCAAGGAACGGGCGCTGATCCCGGCCTTCCACGAGGTGTCGCCGGATCAGAAGCGCATCTCCAAGGGCGATCACTGGAAAACCCACATCCTTTACGGCTTCGGCCGCCGCATCGAGACCAACTGCCGGCGCTGCCCGGAAACCGCCCGGGTGCTGGAGCAGATCCCCGACATGATGACCGCCTGGTTCTCGATCATCGACCCCGGCTATCACATTCCGCCCCACCGCGGCCCGAGCAAGAGTTTCGTGGTCTGCCACCTGGGGCTCATCATCCCCAGGGAAAGGGACAAATGCTATCTGCGGGTGGCCGACCGCAAACTCCACTGGGAGGAAGGCAAGTGCTTCGTGTTCGACGACACCTTCGACCACGAAGTCCGTAACGACACCGACGAGACCCGGGTGGTGCTGCTGGTGCACGTCGCCCGCCCCATGAAGCCGCTGGGGCAATGGGTCAGCCGCGCCATGCTCGCCCTCATCAAGGCGTCGCCCTATTTCAAGGACGGGGTCAGGAACATGCGCAAGTGGGAGGACCGTTATGCGGCTGCCCTCAAGCGCATGGAGAACCAGCCGGTCGCCACCGATGCCTGA
- a CDS encoding mitochondrial fission ELM1 family protein yields MPSRQSSDPRIWLVVGEKLGDNAQVRAIADALGLPCEWKILRCKPAYQEGKPRVRPTLSHLDLERSDPLTPLWPELILTIGRRPLSAALWIKRQSGGRSRIVVLGRPQGGWAPYDLIVTAAHYPLPPDPRVLELKFPLIFPDRERIEAARTAWADRLADLPRPLVPVLIGGRTRPYRFGRTEAETLIEHSRCLVGRGTPFFCTSRRTKAPVREAIRASGLPYYDWHEGGDNPYFGLLAHGDAFVVTGDSVSMMMEVARLGKPLAIFPLPVQYPRLHAWARRLRRGLLYHPHPGSIRARLGQLLFRLGLIGYERRLENIHQHLYHSGAALPLGQGDILPLSPPPIEDELPKVTRRIRALLGV; encoded by the coding sequence ATGCCATCGCGACAATCGTCTGATCCCCGCATCTGGCTGGTGGTCGGAGAAAAGCTGGGCGACAACGCCCAGGTACGCGCCATCGCCGATGCCCTGGGGCTTCCGTGTGAATGGAAGATCCTGCGCTGCAAGCCCGCCTACCAGGAAGGCAAGCCACGGGTGCGCCCCACCCTGAGCCATCTGGATCTTGAACGTTCGGATCCGCTGACGCCCCTCTGGCCGGAGCTGATCCTCACCATCGGCCGCCGCCCTTTAAGCGCCGCCCTGTGGATCAAACGACAGAGCGGCGGGCGCAGCCGGATCGTCGTGCTGGGGCGGCCCCAAGGCGGATGGGCCCCTTACGATCTCATCGTCACCGCCGCCCACTATCCCCTACCCCCCGATCCGCGGGTGCTCGAACTCAAGTTTCCGCTCATTTTTCCCGACCGGGAAAGAATCGAGGCGGCCCGCACGGCCTGGGCCGACCGCCTCGCCGATCTGCCGCGGCCGCTGGTTCCGGTCCTGATCGGCGGCCGCACCCGCCCCTACCGCTTCGGCCGGACCGAGGCCGAGACCCTGATCGAACACAGCCGCTGCCTGGTCGGCAGGGGCACGCCGTTCTTTTGCACCAGCCGGCGCACCAAGGCCCCGGTCCGGGAAGCGATCCGCGCCAGCGGCCTGCCCTACTACGACTGGCATGAAGGCGGCGATAATCCCTACTTCGGCCTGCTGGCCCACGGCGATGCCTTCGTCGTCACCGGCGACAGCGTTTCCATGATGATGGAAGTGGCGCGCCTAGGCAAACCACTGGCGATCTTTCCGCTGCCGGTGCAATATCCACGGCTGCACGCCTGGGCCCGGAGGCTGAGGCGAGGGCTGCTCTATCACCCGCACCCCGGCAGCATTCGGGCCCGGCTCGGCCAGCTGCTGTTCCGTCTGGGACTGATCGGCTACGAACGCCGCCTGGAGAACATCCATCAGCACCTCTACCACAGCGGCGCCGCCCTGCCTTTGGGTCAGGGCGACATCCTGCCCCTGTCACCGCCGCCGATCGAAGACGAACTGCCCAAGGTAACGCGGCGCATCCGGGCGCTTCTGGGCGTTTAA
- a CDS encoding HAD family hydrolase, producing MLPPFRAVVLDLDGLLLDTEAGYLRAWRQTAAALGFELDDPLARRLSGQSIDRIANILKEAFGPGFDFERFQRLSAEHWRRQVEAEGIATRPGYGALMAVLRQYAIPYLVATNSRRPYAEKCLELAGIKAEIPELVCRDEVESGKPAPEIYQLACARLGQAPGDCLAVEDSHTGLLAAARAGTRPVWIPGEYRPPEELRLAAHTFESLQQLADAIATIV from the coding sequence ATGTTACCGCCCTTCCGCGCCGTCGTCCTCGATCTGGACGGCCTGCTGCTCGACACCGAGGCCGGTTATCTGCGCGCCTGGCGTCAGACCGCCGCCGCGCTGGGATTCGAACTCGACGATCCTCTGGCCCGGCGCCTGAGCGGTCAGAGCATCGACCGCATCGCCAACATCCTGAAAGAAGCCTTCGGCCCCGGCTTCGATTTCGAGCGCTTCCAGCGTTTGAGCGCCGAACACTGGCGCCGTCAGGTCGAAGCGGAAGGCATCGCCACCCGTCCCGGCTATGGGGCGCTGATGGCGGTGCTGCGGCAGTATGCGATCCCCTATCTGGTCGCCACCAACAGCCGCCGCCCCTATGCGGAAAAATGCCTTGAACTGGCCGGCATCAAGGCTGAGATCCCCGAACTGGTCTGCCGCGACGAGGTCGAATCCGGCAAACCCGCACCGGAAATCTATCAGCTCGCCTGTGCGCGGCTGGGGCAGGCACCCGGCGACTGTTTGGCGGTCGAAGATTCCCACACCGGCCTGCTGGCGGCGGCCCGGGCCGGTACCCGGCCGGTCTGGATTCCGGGCGAATACCGCCCCCCGGAAGAACTGCGGCTGGCCGCCCATACTTTCGAATCGTTGCAACAGCTTGCCGATGCCATCGCGACAATCGTCTGA
- a CDS encoding flavin reductase family protein, translating into MTRPAELLKLISCGVYVIGVAAGETRNAFTAAWVMQVSFDPLLIALSINPNHRSYALLKQGDGFTVNVLAKDQLELARHFGQPGDIDKLAGVPWLAGHCGAPILTDALAWLDCDFHHECPAGDHRVVMGRVVGGAIQRLGEPLLYRDTGDMDGASRLFPERF; encoded by the coding sequence GTGACCCGTCCGGCGGAACTGCTCAAGCTGATAAGCTGCGGCGTCTATGTCATCGGCGTGGCGGCGGGCGAGACCCGCAACGCCTTCACCGCCGCCTGGGTGATGCAGGTTTCCTTCGATCCCCTGCTGATCGCCCTCAGCATCAATCCCAACCACCGCTCCTACGCCCTTCTCAAGCAGGGGGACGGTTTCACCGTCAACGTGCTGGCGAAGGATCAACTGGAACTGGCGCGCCACTTCGGCCAGCCCGGCGACATCGACAAGCTGGCCGGCGTCCCCTGGCTGGCGGGTCACTGCGGCGCGCCGATCCTCACCGACGCCCTGGCCTGGCTCGACTGCGACTTCCACCACGAATGTCCCGCCGGCGACCACCGGGTGGTGATGGGGCGGGTCGTCGGCGGCGCGATCCAGCGCCTGGGGGAACCGCTGTTGTACCGTGACACCGGCGACATGGATGGCGCCAGCCGGCTGTTCCCCGAGCGCTTCTAG
- a CDS encoding MutS-related protein, translated as MRERLRQLYTPFLKLWREGPETEAVAPAEDGVIDPPTYAVLEVPALYEALDTARTQVGKATLHRSLARPLRDAELIRARQAALRELQDNPELRRQLADLLANAARRDREPEFYKLLYCNFLGGIGAPVSGRDLRGYGYEAYVNGTRFVLESVDQAQHLPEPQSPYLQELLACLRNFAHSRAYRLMTGPVYRTEKRLLTREEKGWLPAIRFRPSLFKPVFIAGLVGALLAAWAGLPALLNMSRPAIGVLWLFLLPIGAFYPHLVGTFDRDKFIYPLRRLFREDPDVQQLLETIGYLDELLALHRFAEDFGHPTCLPEILDDGHHRFVARELRNPILGKGNPAYVPNDIELDRHRLTFITGPNSGGKTAICKTIAQSQLLAQIGAYVPAREARMTVADRIFYQVPEVSQLTSGEGRFATELRHTKEIFLAATPRSLVILDELAEGTTYEERLKISYDIMEGFHKKGCTTLLVTHNHQLVDKFIEQGIGQAKQVEFVGDHPTHRLIDGISRVSHADRVAKEVGFSKEDIDRYLGEESP; from the coding sequence ATGCGCGAACGACTGCGTCAGCTTTACACGCCCTTTCTGAAACTGTGGCGCGAGGGACCGGAAACGGAGGCGGTCGCACCGGCGGAAGACGGCGTTATCGACCCGCCCACCTACGCAGTCCTGGAGGTGCCGGCCCTGTACGAAGCTCTGGACACCGCCCGGACCCAGGTGGGCAAGGCGACACTGCACCGCAGCCTGGCCCGCCCCTTGCGCGATGCCGAGCTGATCCGCGCCAGACAGGCCGCGCTGCGGGAACTGCAGGACAATCCCGAGCTGCGCCGGCAGCTGGCGGATCTGCTCGCCAACGCCGCCCGCCGCGACCGCGAGCCCGAGTTCTACAAGCTGCTCTACTGCAACTTCCTCGGCGGCATCGGTGCCCCGGTCAGCGGCCGCGACCTGCGCGGCTACGGCTACGAGGCCTACGTCAACGGCACCCGTTTCGTGCTCGAAAGCGTCGACCAGGCCCAACATCTGCCCGAGCCCCAAAGCCCCTATCTCCAGGAACTTCTGGCCTGCCTGAGAAACTTCGCCCACAGCCGTGCCTACCGCCTCATGACCGGCCCGGTCTACCGCACCGAAAAGCGGCTGTTGACCCGGGAGGAAAAGGGCTGGCTGCCGGCGATCCGCTTCCGCCCTTCCCTGTTCAAACCGGTCTTCATCGCCGGTCTGGTCGGCGCCCTGCTGGCGGCCTGGGCGGGGCTGCCGGCGCTGCTGAACATGAGCCGCCCGGCCATCGGGGTGCTGTGGCTGTTCCTGTTACCCATCGGCGCCTTCTATCCCCACCTGGTGGGGACCTTCGACCGCGACAAGTTCATCTATCCCCTGCGCCGCCTGTTCCGGGAAGACCCCGACGTCCAGCAACTGCTGGAGACGATCGGCTATCTGGACGAGCTGTTGGCCCTGCACCGCTTCGCCGAGGACTTCGGCCATCCCACCTGCCTGCCGGAGATCCTCGACGACGGCCACCACCGCTTCGTCGCCCGGGAACTGCGCAATCCCATTCTCGGCAAGGGCAATCCCGCCTACGTCCCCAACGACATCGAGCTGGACCGGCACCGCCTCACCTTCATCACCGGCCCCAACAGCGGTGGCAAGACCGCCATCTGCAAGACCATCGCCCAATCGCAGCTGCTGGCCCAGATCGGCGCCTACGTGCCGGCCCGCGAGGCCCGGATGACCGTAGCCGACCGCATCTTCTATCAGGTGCCGGAAGTCAGCCAGCTGACCTCCGGAGAGGGGCGCTTCGCCACCGAACTGCGCCACACCAAGGAAATCTTTCTCGCCGCCACCCCGAGAAGCCTGGTCATCCTCGACGAACTGGCCGAAGGCACCACCTACGAGGAACGCCTCAAGATCTCCTACGACATCATGGAAGGCTTCCACAAAAAGGGTTGCACCACCCTCCTGGTGACCCACAACCATCAGCTGGTGGACAAGTTCATCGAACAGGGCATCGGCCAGGCCAAACAGGTGGAATTCGTGGGCGACCACCCGACCCACCGCCTCATCGACGGCATCTCCCGGGTCAGCCATGCCGACCGGGTCGCCAAGGAGGTCGGCTTTTCCAAGGAGGACATCGACCGCTACCTCGGGGAGGAAAGCCCGTGA